AAAGATCATAGCAATACAAGACAGCATAGAAGAACTCTTGGAAGTACTAGAACAGAAGAAAGAGGATCCAGCACTCTTACTAATAGAAGCTATTCCCCAAAAAGATGTTGCGTTCATCCTTTAAGTCGGTATGGCTTTTGACTATTATTCCTTGCGTAGTTAGAAAATTTTTTGAAGGAAAATCACATATGCGCACGCGCTTTTCAATTCGATAACTTGAATTGGACATTGTTTCCAGTCGTGTTCCCAGCAAACTAAAAGGTCACAAGTACATGCGCAGAAAGAAGATGTTGCCATCTACAGAAAACGAAAATAGAAAAAAGCCAAGATATTACTGAGAATGCATAGGTTTGAAGTAGTATCTTGGCCATTGCGGCCACTCCTCGGATACTGGTTCTTTCTCAAAGCCAACGAGTAAATCCATGCCTACTTCAATCTTATCTAAAGCTATACTTTTTATCATTCCTGGCAGTTGCGCATCATCTTCCAGCTCAACTATCCCAACTGCGTAGGGCGTTGATTGCTGGAATTCTTTGGGCGCGATATGAATCACGGTGTAGGTCCGCAGTTTTCCTTCTTTTTGGAGTTCTTTCCACTTCAAGTCTTTGGAGAAGCATTTTGGGCACATTGGTCTTGGAGGTACCAGCAGTGCTCCACATTTGTTGCATTTGGCGCCCATAAGTTTTCCTTCCTTCACAAATTTGTAGAAACTTTCGATGGTGAAAGGTTCTGGTTCTTCTGTCATTTTTAACCTCTCCTGTAAATGTTTACAACGCCTGTTGCGCCTAAGCCTCCAACGTTGTGGGTTAAGCCTATCTCAGCGCCCTTGACCTGTCTTTTTTCTGCCTGTCCAGTTAATTGTAGATATATTTCATACGCTTGAGCTGCGCCGGTTGCGCCTACGGGATGTCCTTTTGATTTTAGTCCACCGCTTGTGCATACGGCTACTTTGCCGCCGATTTGACTTTGTCCTTCCTCTATGAAGCGTCCGCCTTCTCCTGGTTTACAGAAACCGAGGTCTTCATAAGCCACAACTTCTGCGATGGTAAAGCAGTCGTGTACTTCTGCAACATCTATGTCCGAAGGAGCGACGCCAGCCATTCCGTAAGCCTCTTTTCCTGCAAGCCGGCCAGCCTTGAGAGTTGTAAATTCTTTCCTTTCGTACAGTCCAATAGTGTCACTTGCCTGTCCTGAGCCAATTATGTGGACAGGTGTATCCGTGAATTTTCTGGCAAGTTCTGGCTTGGTTAGAATTAGACAGCTCGCACCGTCAGTTATTAACGAGCAATCATAAAGCTTAAGGGGCCACGCAATAACACGCGAAGACATAGCTTTCTCCAACGTTATTTCTTTTTGCATATGGGCTTTGGGGTTCATAGCGCCGTGATGGTGATTCTTCACTGCCACTAGAGCCATTTGCTCTTCGGTTGTACCATACTTATGCATGTGAGATGTAGCTACCATGGCGAAGAGTCCAGGGAAGGTAAAGCCATTCCACTGTTCGAAGGGGAAATCACATGCCATGGCTAGGTATTCTGTAACGTCTGCGGTTGCTCTGTGGGTCATTTTCTCAACGCCTCCAACCATCACAACGTCTGCGAGACCTGAGAGAACCGCGAAGATTCCGCAACGTATGGCGACGGCTGAGGAGCCGCATGCTCCCTCGGTTCTTACTGCTTGCATGGGTAGTAATCCTACCCAGTCTATGGCAGTTGGTGCTGTGTGACCTTGGTGTTCAAAAGATTCGCCCATCATGCCTATGAACGCTGCTTTGATGTCTTTTTTGGGGTCTAGGTTAGGGCATCTCTCGAACGCTTCGCTGGCGGCTTCGACGAAAAGTTCTCTGCCGTATAGTCCTTCTCGTTTTCCAAATTTTGACAGACCAGCAGAAACTATGGAA
The window above is part of the Candidatus Bathyarchaeota archaeon genome. Proteins encoded here:
- a CDS encoding Zn-ribbon domain-containing OB-fold protein is translated as MTEEPEPFTIESFYKFVKEGKLMGAKCNKCGALLVPPRPMCPKCFSKDLKWKELQKEGKLRTYTVIHIAPKEFQQSTPYAVGIVELEDDAQLPGMIKSIALDKIEVGMDLLVGFEKEPVSEEWPQWPRYYFKPMHSQ
- a CDS encoding thiolase domain-containing protein, giving the protein MTGKPLVSIVSAGLSKFGKREGLYGRELFVEAASEAFERCPNLDPKKDIKAAFIGMMGESFEHQGHTAPTAIDWVGLLPMQAVRTEGACGSSAVAIRCGIFAVLSGLADVVMVGGVEKMTHRATADVTEYLAMACDFPFEQWNGFTFPGLFAMVATSHMHKYGTTEEQMALVAVKNHHHGAMNPKAHMQKEITLEKAMSSRVIAWPLKLYDCSLITDGASCLILTKPELARKFTDTPVHIIGSGQASDTIGLYERKEFTTLKAGRLAGKEAYGMAGVAPSDIDVAEVHDCFTIAEVVAYEDLGFCKPGEGGRFIEEGQSQIGGKVAVCTSGGLKSKGHPVGATGAAQAYEIYLQLTGQAEKRQVKGAEIGLTHNVGGLGATGVVNIYRRG